Proteins encoded in a region of the Thunnus thynnus chromosome 8, fThuThy2.1, whole genome shotgun sequence genome:
- the acsbg2 gene encoding long-chain-fatty-acid--CoA ligase ACSBG2 isoform X3, protein MSEAVVMEPPRPGGFLESSCGTGDSAASLDDGIVDTANESSEEESTGEREEEICARNEVTSSTKTTEVPAEQTLNTQTVNAQRPDSLSLPAAAAERNMWTSQYDAEVKLRMGESGLAAETPLTVNQMFTSAVERFGEYTALSWKEGEQQKSLNYKEYYQACRTAAKSFLKLGLQRYHGVGILGFNSAEWFISDIGAILAGGFAVGIYTTNSPEACQYVADNSKANIIVVENHKQLQKILQVEDKLPHLKAIVQYKDALKEKRPNLYSWAEFMELGRDEPDAPLDEIISSQKPNQCCTLIYTSGTTGQPKGVMLSHDNLTWTALSTSHHVRLTDATQAQESVVSYLPLSHIAAQMVDIWVTMRVGGATYFAQPDALKGSLVHTLKDVRPTAFMGVPRVWEKMQEKLKSVGSKSSTVRRKVAAWAKDVGLQANLVKMNPSGAVGRTPFSYHIAKKLVFKKVRKALGLDRCTKCYTGAAPITKDTLEFFLSLDIPLYELYGMSESTGPHTISRSDAFKLTSCGKELPGCKTKLHNPDKEGNGEICFWGRHVFMGYLNMPDKTEEALDADGWLHSGDLGKHDKNGFLFITGRIKELIITAGGENIPPVPIEDAVKEAVPLISNAMLIGDKRKFLSMLLTIKCQVNAETGSPEDELTPEAVEICRKLGSNATRASEIASGQDREIQAAVQEGINRVNEKATSNAQRIQKWIILDRDFSIPGGELGPTMKLKRPVVAKMYKEQIDNFYRELATPTTPDNPLPPK, encoded by the exons ATGTCTGAGGCCGTGGTGATGGAGCCTCCCAGACCAGGTGGCTTCCTGGAGTCTTCCTGTGGTACGGGGGACAGCGCAGCTTCCCTTGATGACGGCATTGTGGATACAGCGAA CGAGTCCTCAGAGGAAGAGTCCAcaggggagagagaagaggagattTGTGCCCGTAATGAAGTCACCAGCAGCACCAAGACTACAGAGGTCCCTGCTGAACAGaccttaaacacacaaacag TGAATGCCCAGCGCCCAGACTCTCTGTCATTGCCAGCGGCGGCAGCAGAGCGCAACATGTGGACGTCTCAGTATGATGCAGAGGTGAAACTAAGAATGGGGGAATCTGGCCTGGCTGCCGAAACCCCTTTGACAGTCAACCAGATGTTCACCTCAGCCGTGGAGCGTTTTGGCGAATATACGGCTTTGAGCTGGAAGGAGGGCGAGCAGCAGAAGAGCCTGAACTACAAAGAATACTACCAGGCCTGCCGTACAGCAGCCAAGAGCTTCCTGAAG CTCGGTTTGCAGCGTTACCATGGTGTCGGGATCCTGGGCTTCAACTCCGCTGAGTGGTTCATCTCTGATATCGGAGCCATTTTGGCGGG CGGGTTTGCTGTGGGCATCTACACCACCAATTCTCCAGAGGCGTGCCAGTACGTAGCAGACAACAGCAAGGCCAATATCATCGTGGTGGAGAACCACAAGCAGCTGCAGAAGATCCTGCAG GTTGAAGACAAGCTGCCACACTTGAAAGCCATCGTCCAGTACAAAGATGCACTAAAAGAGAAGAGACCAAATCTGTATTCT TGGGCGGAGTTTATGGAGCTCGGACGTGATGAGCCAGATGCTCCTCTTGATGAGATAATCTCCAGTCAGAAGCCCAACCAATGCTGCACGCTCATCTACACCTCAGGAACTACAGGCCAGCCCAAAGGAGTCATGCTCAGCCATGACAAT CTGACAtggacagcgctctccaccagcCATCACGTGCGTCTGACAGACGCCACCCAGGCTCAGGAGTCGGTGGTCAGCTACCTGCCTCTCAGCCACATCGCAGCTCAGATGGTCGACATCTGGGTCACTATGAGGGTCGGAGGGGCTACCTACTTCGCTCAGCCAGACGCCCTCAAG GGCTCTCTGGTCCACACCTTGAAGGATGTGCGTCCCACAGCCTTCATGGGTGTCCCACGTGTCTGGGAGAAGATGCAGGAGAAGTTGAAGTCCGTCGGATCCAAGTCTTCGACTGTGCGCAGGAAGGTGGCTGCCTGGGCCAAAGATGTGGGTCTGCAGGCGAATCTGGTCAAGATGAATCC AAGCGGAGCAGTCGGGCGCACACCATTCAGCTATCACATAGCCAAGAAGCTCGTGTTCAAAAAGGTGCGTAAGGCTCTGGGCCTGGACCGCTGCACTAAGTGCTACACTGGCGCCGCACCCATCACCAAAGACACCCTGGAGTTCTTCCTCAGCCTGGACATTCCTCTGTACGAGCTGTACGGCATGAGTGAGAGCACCGGACCTCACACCATCTCACGCTCGGATGCCTTTAAGCTCACCAG CTGTGGTAAGGAGCTCCCAGGATGCAAGACAAAGCTGCACAACCCCGACAAGGAGGGAAACGGTGAGATCTGCTTCTGGGGTCGCCACGTCTTCATGGGCTACCTCAACATGCCCGACAAGACGGAGGAAGCTTTGGACGCAGACGGCTGGCTGCACTCTGGTGACCTCGGCAAACACGACAAGAACGGATTCCTCTTTATCACAGGACGAATTAAAG AGCTAATCATCACAGCAGGAGGAGAGAACATCCCTCCTGTCCCTATCGAGGATGCGGTTAAGGAGGCCGTGCCGCTGATTAGCAACGCCATGCTGATCGGAGACAAGAGGAAGTTCCTGTCTATGCTGCTCACCATTAAG TGCCAGGTGAACGCTGAAACAGGCAGTCCGGAGGACGAGCTGACGCCAGAAGCTGTTGAGATCTGCAGGAAGCTGGGCAGCAATGCCACACGCGCCTCTGAGATCGCAAGCGGCCAAGATCGAGAGATCCAGGCTGCTGTCCAGGAGGGAATCAACAGAGTCAATGAGAAGGCCACCTCCAACGCCCAGCGCATCCAGAAGTGGATTATTCTGGATCGGGACTTCTCCATCCCTGGAGGAGAGCTTG GTCCAACCATGAAGCTGAAGCGGCCGGTGGTGGCGAAGATGTACAAGGAGCAGATTGACAACTTTTATAGAGAACTGGCAACTCCAACGACCCCCGACAACCCGCTGCCTCCCAAATAG
- the acsbg2 gene encoding long-chain-fatty-acid--CoA ligase ACSBG2 isoform X1, with protein MKSGKPFSQLGADATKEGKVMLWKITNTASNDLRVLLSTVRLIHVKFYKDIVTFALRKVLPWLCSLSSLSHGDLQMLLLLLLSVAPVVTACEPTTMSEAVVMEPPRPGGFLESSCGTGDSAASLDDGIVDTANESSEEESTGEREEEICARNEVTSSTKTTEVPAEQTLNTQTVNAQRPDSLSLPAAAAERNMWTSQYDAEVKLRMGESGLAAETPLTVNQMFTSAVERFGEYTALSWKEGEQQKSLNYKEYYQACRTAAKSFLKLGLQRYHGVGILGFNSAEWFISDIGAILAGGFAVGIYTTNSPEACQYVADNSKANIIVVENHKQLQKILQVEDKLPHLKAIVQYKDALKEKRPNLYSWAEFMELGRDEPDAPLDEIISSQKPNQCCTLIYTSGTTGQPKGVMLSHDNLTWTALSTSHHVRLTDATQAQESVVSYLPLSHIAAQMVDIWVTMRVGGATYFAQPDALKGSLVHTLKDVRPTAFMGVPRVWEKMQEKLKSVGSKSSTVRRKVAAWAKDVGLQANLVKMNPSGAVGRTPFSYHIAKKLVFKKVRKALGLDRCTKCYTGAAPITKDTLEFFLSLDIPLYELYGMSESTGPHTISRSDAFKLTSCGKELPGCKTKLHNPDKEGNGEICFWGRHVFMGYLNMPDKTEEALDADGWLHSGDLGKHDKNGFLFITGRIKELIITAGGENIPPVPIEDAVKEAVPLISNAMLIGDKRKFLSMLLTIKCQVNAETGSPEDELTPEAVEICRKLGSNATRASEIASGQDREIQAAVQEGINRVNEKATSNAQRIQKWIILDRDFSIPGGELGPTMKLKRPVVAKMYKEQIDNFYRELATPTTPDNPLPPK; from the exons ATGAAGAGTGGAAAGCCGTTCTCTCAACTTGGGGCGGATGCCACAAAAGAAGGGAAAGTTATGTTGTGGAAAATAACCAACACTGCTAGCAACGATCTCAGAGTACTCCTCTCCACAGTGAGATTAATTCATGTTAAATTCTATAAGGATATAGTCACCTTTGCCTTGAGAAAAGTTCTGCCCTGGCTCTGCTCTCTTTCCTCACTCTCCCACGGTGACCtccagatgctgctgctgctgttgctgagtGTTGCGCCCGTTG TGACCGCGTGTGAGCCCACCACCATGTCTGAGGCCGTGGTGATGGAGCCTCCCAGACCAGGTGGCTTCCTGGAGTCTTCCTGTGGTACGGGGGACAGCGCAGCTTCCCTTGATGACGGCATTGTGGATACAGCGAA CGAGTCCTCAGAGGAAGAGTCCAcaggggagagagaagaggagattTGTGCCCGTAATGAAGTCACCAGCAGCACCAAGACTACAGAGGTCCCTGCTGAACAGaccttaaacacacaaacag TGAATGCCCAGCGCCCAGACTCTCTGTCATTGCCAGCGGCGGCAGCAGAGCGCAACATGTGGACGTCTCAGTATGATGCAGAGGTGAAACTAAGAATGGGGGAATCTGGCCTGGCTGCCGAAACCCCTTTGACAGTCAACCAGATGTTCACCTCAGCCGTGGAGCGTTTTGGCGAATATACGGCTTTGAGCTGGAAGGAGGGCGAGCAGCAGAAGAGCCTGAACTACAAAGAATACTACCAGGCCTGCCGTACAGCAGCCAAGAGCTTCCTGAAG CTCGGTTTGCAGCGTTACCATGGTGTCGGGATCCTGGGCTTCAACTCCGCTGAGTGGTTCATCTCTGATATCGGAGCCATTTTGGCGGG CGGGTTTGCTGTGGGCATCTACACCACCAATTCTCCAGAGGCGTGCCAGTACGTAGCAGACAACAGCAAGGCCAATATCATCGTGGTGGAGAACCACAAGCAGCTGCAGAAGATCCTGCAG GTTGAAGACAAGCTGCCACACTTGAAAGCCATCGTCCAGTACAAAGATGCACTAAAAGAGAAGAGACCAAATCTGTATTCT TGGGCGGAGTTTATGGAGCTCGGACGTGATGAGCCAGATGCTCCTCTTGATGAGATAATCTCCAGTCAGAAGCCCAACCAATGCTGCACGCTCATCTACACCTCAGGAACTACAGGCCAGCCCAAAGGAGTCATGCTCAGCCATGACAAT CTGACAtggacagcgctctccaccagcCATCACGTGCGTCTGACAGACGCCACCCAGGCTCAGGAGTCGGTGGTCAGCTACCTGCCTCTCAGCCACATCGCAGCTCAGATGGTCGACATCTGGGTCACTATGAGGGTCGGAGGGGCTACCTACTTCGCTCAGCCAGACGCCCTCAAG GGCTCTCTGGTCCACACCTTGAAGGATGTGCGTCCCACAGCCTTCATGGGTGTCCCACGTGTCTGGGAGAAGATGCAGGAGAAGTTGAAGTCCGTCGGATCCAAGTCTTCGACTGTGCGCAGGAAGGTGGCTGCCTGGGCCAAAGATGTGGGTCTGCAGGCGAATCTGGTCAAGATGAATCC AAGCGGAGCAGTCGGGCGCACACCATTCAGCTATCACATAGCCAAGAAGCTCGTGTTCAAAAAGGTGCGTAAGGCTCTGGGCCTGGACCGCTGCACTAAGTGCTACACTGGCGCCGCACCCATCACCAAAGACACCCTGGAGTTCTTCCTCAGCCTGGACATTCCTCTGTACGAGCTGTACGGCATGAGTGAGAGCACCGGACCTCACACCATCTCACGCTCGGATGCCTTTAAGCTCACCAG CTGTGGTAAGGAGCTCCCAGGATGCAAGACAAAGCTGCACAACCCCGACAAGGAGGGAAACGGTGAGATCTGCTTCTGGGGTCGCCACGTCTTCATGGGCTACCTCAACATGCCCGACAAGACGGAGGAAGCTTTGGACGCAGACGGCTGGCTGCACTCTGGTGACCTCGGCAAACACGACAAGAACGGATTCCTCTTTATCACAGGACGAATTAAAG AGCTAATCATCACAGCAGGAGGAGAGAACATCCCTCCTGTCCCTATCGAGGATGCGGTTAAGGAGGCCGTGCCGCTGATTAGCAACGCCATGCTGATCGGAGACAAGAGGAAGTTCCTGTCTATGCTGCTCACCATTAAG TGCCAGGTGAACGCTGAAACAGGCAGTCCGGAGGACGAGCTGACGCCAGAAGCTGTTGAGATCTGCAGGAAGCTGGGCAGCAATGCCACACGCGCCTCTGAGATCGCAAGCGGCCAAGATCGAGAGATCCAGGCTGCTGTCCAGGAGGGAATCAACAGAGTCAATGAGAAGGCCACCTCCAACGCCCAGCGCATCCAGAAGTGGATTATTCTGGATCGGGACTTCTCCATCCCTGGAGGAGAGCTTG GTCCAACCATGAAGCTGAAGCGGCCGGTGGTGGCGAAGATGTACAAGGAGCAGATTGACAACTTTTATAGAGAACTGGCAACTCCAACGACCCCCGACAACCCGCTGCCTCCCAAATAG
- the acsbg2 gene encoding long-chain-fatty-acid--CoA ligase ACSBG2 isoform X2, with product MQLTACEPTTMSEAVVMEPPRPGGFLESSCGTGDSAASLDDGIVDTANESSEEESTGEREEEICARNEVTSSTKTTEVPAEQTLNTQTVNAQRPDSLSLPAAAAERNMWTSQYDAEVKLRMGESGLAAETPLTVNQMFTSAVERFGEYTALSWKEGEQQKSLNYKEYYQACRTAAKSFLKLGLQRYHGVGILGFNSAEWFISDIGAILAGGFAVGIYTTNSPEACQYVADNSKANIIVVENHKQLQKILQVEDKLPHLKAIVQYKDALKEKRPNLYSWAEFMELGRDEPDAPLDEIISSQKPNQCCTLIYTSGTTGQPKGVMLSHDNLTWTALSTSHHVRLTDATQAQESVVSYLPLSHIAAQMVDIWVTMRVGGATYFAQPDALKGSLVHTLKDVRPTAFMGVPRVWEKMQEKLKSVGSKSSTVRRKVAAWAKDVGLQANLVKMNPSGAVGRTPFSYHIAKKLVFKKVRKALGLDRCTKCYTGAAPITKDTLEFFLSLDIPLYELYGMSESTGPHTISRSDAFKLTSCGKELPGCKTKLHNPDKEGNGEICFWGRHVFMGYLNMPDKTEEALDADGWLHSGDLGKHDKNGFLFITGRIKELIITAGGENIPPVPIEDAVKEAVPLISNAMLIGDKRKFLSMLLTIKCQVNAETGSPEDELTPEAVEICRKLGSNATRASEIASGQDREIQAAVQEGINRVNEKATSNAQRIQKWIILDRDFSIPGGELGPTMKLKRPVVAKMYKEQIDNFYRELATPTTPDNPLPPK from the exons ATGCAAC TGACCGCGTGTGAGCCCACCACCATGTCTGAGGCCGTGGTGATGGAGCCTCCCAGACCAGGTGGCTTCCTGGAGTCTTCCTGTGGTACGGGGGACAGCGCAGCTTCCCTTGATGACGGCATTGTGGATACAGCGAA CGAGTCCTCAGAGGAAGAGTCCAcaggggagagagaagaggagattTGTGCCCGTAATGAAGTCACCAGCAGCACCAAGACTACAGAGGTCCCTGCTGAACAGaccttaaacacacaaacag TGAATGCCCAGCGCCCAGACTCTCTGTCATTGCCAGCGGCGGCAGCAGAGCGCAACATGTGGACGTCTCAGTATGATGCAGAGGTGAAACTAAGAATGGGGGAATCTGGCCTGGCTGCCGAAACCCCTTTGACAGTCAACCAGATGTTCACCTCAGCCGTGGAGCGTTTTGGCGAATATACGGCTTTGAGCTGGAAGGAGGGCGAGCAGCAGAAGAGCCTGAACTACAAAGAATACTACCAGGCCTGCCGTACAGCAGCCAAGAGCTTCCTGAAG CTCGGTTTGCAGCGTTACCATGGTGTCGGGATCCTGGGCTTCAACTCCGCTGAGTGGTTCATCTCTGATATCGGAGCCATTTTGGCGGG CGGGTTTGCTGTGGGCATCTACACCACCAATTCTCCAGAGGCGTGCCAGTACGTAGCAGACAACAGCAAGGCCAATATCATCGTGGTGGAGAACCACAAGCAGCTGCAGAAGATCCTGCAG GTTGAAGACAAGCTGCCACACTTGAAAGCCATCGTCCAGTACAAAGATGCACTAAAAGAGAAGAGACCAAATCTGTATTCT TGGGCGGAGTTTATGGAGCTCGGACGTGATGAGCCAGATGCTCCTCTTGATGAGATAATCTCCAGTCAGAAGCCCAACCAATGCTGCACGCTCATCTACACCTCAGGAACTACAGGCCAGCCCAAAGGAGTCATGCTCAGCCATGACAAT CTGACAtggacagcgctctccaccagcCATCACGTGCGTCTGACAGACGCCACCCAGGCTCAGGAGTCGGTGGTCAGCTACCTGCCTCTCAGCCACATCGCAGCTCAGATGGTCGACATCTGGGTCACTATGAGGGTCGGAGGGGCTACCTACTTCGCTCAGCCAGACGCCCTCAAG GGCTCTCTGGTCCACACCTTGAAGGATGTGCGTCCCACAGCCTTCATGGGTGTCCCACGTGTCTGGGAGAAGATGCAGGAGAAGTTGAAGTCCGTCGGATCCAAGTCTTCGACTGTGCGCAGGAAGGTGGCTGCCTGGGCCAAAGATGTGGGTCTGCAGGCGAATCTGGTCAAGATGAATCC AAGCGGAGCAGTCGGGCGCACACCATTCAGCTATCACATAGCCAAGAAGCTCGTGTTCAAAAAGGTGCGTAAGGCTCTGGGCCTGGACCGCTGCACTAAGTGCTACACTGGCGCCGCACCCATCACCAAAGACACCCTGGAGTTCTTCCTCAGCCTGGACATTCCTCTGTACGAGCTGTACGGCATGAGTGAGAGCACCGGACCTCACACCATCTCACGCTCGGATGCCTTTAAGCTCACCAG CTGTGGTAAGGAGCTCCCAGGATGCAAGACAAAGCTGCACAACCCCGACAAGGAGGGAAACGGTGAGATCTGCTTCTGGGGTCGCCACGTCTTCATGGGCTACCTCAACATGCCCGACAAGACGGAGGAAGCTTTGGACGCAGACGGCTGGCTGCACTCTGGTGACCTCGGCAAACACGACAAGAACGGATTCCTCTTTATCACAGGACGAATTAAAG AGCTAATCATCACAGCAGGAGGAGAGAACATCCCTCCTGTCCCTATCGAGGATGCGGTTAAGGAGGCCGTGCCGCTGATTAGCAACGCCATGCTGATCGGAGACAAGAGGAAGTTCCTGTCTATGCTGCTCACCATTAAG TGCCAGGTGAACGCTGAAACAGGCAGTCCGGAGGACGAGCTGACGCCAGAAGCTGTTGAGATCTGCAGGAAGCTGGGCAGCAATGCCACACGCGCCTCTGAGATCGCAAGCGGCCAAGATCGAGAGATCCAGGCTGCTGTCCAGGAGGGAATCAACAGAGTCAATGAGAAGGCCACCTCCAACGCCCAGCGCATCCAGAAGTGGATTATTCTGGATCGGGACTTCTCCATCCCTGGAGGAGAGCTTG GTCCAACCATGAAGCTGAAGCGGCCGGTGGTGGCGAAGATGTACAAGGAGCAGATTGACAACTTTTATAGAGAACTGGCAACTCCAACGACCCCCGACAACCCGCTGCCTCCCAAATAG